A single genomic interval of Euwallacea similis isolate ESF13 chromosome 2, ESF131.1, whole genome shotgun sequence harbors:
- the Zmynd8 gene encoding uncharacterized protein Zmynd8 isoform X5, protein MSEPEGMDRNGGTFDTPNSPKEPSAALNTSLEGQSTYQHPNRSNSNDTSTVSDTDTSMVQNDVTGPESFSVHCEESDKTIESQDGVAKIDQEEASNQSRELKLLLALSKEAKLDTNISRKRKVQPLRKKYRGEGRGKSSRIQYPVTAECELEMDLSSADGSKESMQDDDTLSTSSSGKGTKRKKGDVSSNSGLEEGVKKSRKSLSTDVILFKPNKDMFCWRCHKDNVNIACETCPRSYHQKCLKQTITDLEHWPCPECVAILKAESTNSRSPALQGMTLEHLCSLLKFAVKRMIQCQGSEPFINEVSDNEFPEYKKYIIQPMDLTQLDKNIKENLYGSTQAFEADAKWILHNSIVFNSYLELSLKSETGRTYSKRYQSKLTTAAKLIIKICKQEMSEIENCPSCYLNANTKKKTWFVEVCPKPHLLVWAKLRGFPFWPGKAMKCKDGVVDVRFFGAHDRAWVPEKECFLYSPKDPNLFRVKRADIEQCVEELEVHVDNLKKIYGEFNYPPFKTAIDPDNEVKQLQIFLPQYSSSKSKSLKRQSLDKEQGESKECQEIKLKDAISDESFKSTLEEQQTSEKDDDPMEGYGTDDESVPEIDTEFRKTLLHLPENRNDNLEVDEYDTQVPANVEPDTSGTEEVLLTRPVVNDDSKSGSNKSLPEPSSNNSSVEDPALMSFRRNSDTECTRISDKISRLDIAENVEISLGNDEKGTVSCIENISSSNSECSSDFSVEFKKKPVQVDVDNVEFTISPARKLKMTDTLIKRLSDGECSTSTEESSKLDNVERVKRNFNALDTNEVENCASNEIFETKSPSDEQHLDSVPEGNKYVAAKIGDSPTKSVASSSKNDDKSKNTECVNWTVRDVSQKSDRTKIVIKAVRSEERLDQIGKEDSEETKDMSEEHQNDEEVVMSKAQVVADRQPKESATGIIISKFQSNDQEQIETNTQSPYAEEPSIKILLQSMKENDNVPSNNGAEWASEKKLQSSPDKPKISKEQTEKKKLPNFHENPTESQKSKSKDHDEVVENEDVRFNIDKSKHLFQESIINIIHSSLNESLPKPVIKSGSHKTHSKECNQSRRSSAENDDTKRGTKLSIESIMNKTDNNQESKGKNKSSILETSLQAKRITKSAQNSPAGSARSSVHEIATDEIKSEPEAEIEAGSSGLQDMEAKKKYLSALNIQEKGEAGVQKPKTHEIRTRSKTEEKRERFRVSNESQVVDNMTKIIDDVAINYSAVREEDRSCHLNKKKPTSTANGSKSDGCEIYVRSFAKIATTVPEINTSMIPTPPSKQKARKSFPQPNYSKVVRPSIHPQPSVSKPSSVESPARVASRPPAAVATAKPIISPLQQIDQVRPTNGYFILQPPQQDNLVFLPPNQTLSYTAPLASLANQVMSVTPCLVSATATGQAVRHITTQAQLWHPGLSQDEKGINPVNLATSQNYIPQGEFGATPSSITLPNPQISKADGNTKRLINGLMAETPTINLVNSSSEWTASVSSSVTSAKPTNTEKPPEAAGDPASETALPTITALPVVEPIVIADGDEDFTVLNGLVPDTNISKIISDVILKPLPRLKPRPPGVLSQQFSEGVPSAAGPVAAKINSIAHRLGDYFRGMLIETFEDLSKADNPDATIVNLKLEIESLKYKHSIEISEIERNLTTALKDVQRTILEDRERIVEETRTACEAETIKKVEEAKSKQWCANCSKEAQFYCCWNTSYCDYPCQQKHWSTHMGKCAQSVNPTGQITPSPAIRPGSQQIILRPTNPPAKAGLGRVFSKPVQKVFMNRGLSGSKAMRVQTTTGSLLTMMETTPGNYQLVPSTTVLRAGPTLTIKPNVITVPSANISSTSSSIANQQPQKPKPAVRLIGHSMPVTTALDDDSE, encoded by the exons ATGTCAGAACCAGAAGGCATGGACCGGAATGGCGGAACCTTCGATACGCCTAATTCTCCAAAGGAGCCCTCAGCTGCTTTAAACACATCCCTTGAGGGCCAGTCCACTTACCAACACCCAAATAGATCCAACTCAAATGACACCAGCACTGTGAGTGACACCGACACTTCAATGGTCCAGAATGATGTTACTGGACCTGAAAGCTTCTCAGTGCACTGTGAGGAGAGTGACAAAACAATTGAGAGTCAGGACGGCGTTGCTAAAATAGATCAAGAAGAAGCTTCTAATCAATCGAGGGAGCTGAAGCTGCTCTTAGCCCTTTCCAAAGAAGCCAAGTTAGATACTAACATATCCAGGAAGAGGAAAGTTCAGCCCCTCAGAAAGAAATACAGAGGTGAAGGTCGAGGCAAGTCCTCAAGGATCCAGTATCCAGTTACTGCAGAATGTGAATTGGAGATGGATTTGTCCAGTGCAGATGGCAGTAAAGAGTCCATGCAGGATGATGATACACTTAGCACAAGTTCCAGTGGCAAGGGCACAAAGCGCAAGAAGGGTGATGTGTCTAGCAATAGTGGTCTGGAGGAAGGTGTCAAGAAAAGTCGCAAATCACTATCAACTGATGTAATTCTGTTTAAG CCAAACAAAGATATGTTTTGTTGGCGCTGCCACAAGGACAATGTAAACATAGCCTGCGAAACATGCCCCAGGAGTTATCATCAGAAATGTCTGAAACAAACCATTACAGATCTGGAACACTGGCCTTGTCCAGAATGTGTGGCCATTTTAAAAGCTGAGAGCACCAATTCAAG GTCCCCTGCTTTGCAAGGAATGACCTTGGAACACCTATGCAGCTTGCTGAAGTTTGCAGTTAAGCGGATGATACAGTGTCAAGGG TCTGAGCCCTTTATTAACGAAGTCAGCGATAATGAATTTCCTGAATATAAAAAGTACATCATTCAACCAATGGATTTAACACAGCTGGACAAAAACATTAAGGAGAATTTGTACGGCAGTACACAGGCTTTTGAAGCTGATGCCAAATGGATTTTACATAACAGCATCGTGTTCAACTCAT ACTTGGAATTGTCATTAAAATCAGAAACAGGGAGAACGTACAGCAAAAGAT ATCAATCTAAGCTAACAACTGCCgccaaattaataataaaaatatgcaagCAAGAAATGTCTGAGATAGAAAATTGTCCAAGCTGTTACTTGAATGCCAATACTAAGAAGAAGACGTGGTTCGTAGAAGTGTGTCCGAAACCGCATCTGCTAGTATGGGCAAAATTGCGAG GTTTTCCATTTTGGCCAGGAAAAGCAATGAAGTGCAAAGACGGAGTAGTGGATGTTAGGTTTTTCGGAGCTCATGACAGAGCGTGGGTTCCAGAAAAGGAATGTTTTCTGTATTCGCCTAAAGACCCGAACTTATTCCGCGTTAAAAGAGCTGACATTGAGCAATGTGTAGAG GAATTGGAAGTTCACGTCgataacctaaaaaaaatttacggTGAATTCAATTATCCGCCGTTCAAAACAGCAATTGACCCCGACAATGAAGTAAAACAGCTGCAAATCTTCCTGCCTCAGTATAGTTCCAGTAAAAGTAAATCTTTGAAAAGGCAGAGTCTAGATAAAGAACAAGGGGAATCAAAGGAGTGTCaagagataaaattaaaagacgCAATTTCAGACGAATCATTTAAAAGCACTTTGGAGGAGCAACAAACCAGTGAAAAAGATGATGATCCCATGGAGGGATATG gTACAGACGATGAGTCTGTGCCGGAAATTGACACCGAATTTCGAAAAACTCTGTTGCACTTGCCTGAGAATAGAAACGACAACCTTGAGGTCGACGAATACGACACTCAAGTGCCTGCAAATGTTGAACCAGACACCAGCGGAACTGAAGAAGTTCTTTTAACCAGACCGGTTGTTAATG ATGACAGTAAATCGGGCAGTAACAAATCTCTACCGGAACCATCCAGCAACAACTCATCAGTAGAAGATCCAGCATTGATGTCCTTCCGCCGAAACAGCGATACCGAGTGCACAAGGATTTCTGATAAAATCAGTCGATTGGACATAGCCGAAAATGTAGAAATAAGCTTGGGAAATGATGAGAAAGGAACTGTCAGCTGTATAGAAAATATATCGTCCAGCAACAGCGAGTGTTCCAGTGATTTTAGTGTAGAGTTTAAGAAAAAGCCGGTGCAAGTTGATGTGGACAATGTGGAGTTCACTATTTCCCCCGCTAGGAAGTTGAAAATGACTGACACGCTAATAAAGCGGTTATCTGACGGGGAATGTTCTACCTCCACTGAAGAGAGCTCCAAGCTTGATAATGTGGAGCGGgtgaagagaaattttaatgcacTTGACACAAATGAAGTTGAAAATTGTGCatctaatgaaatttttgaaactaaatCACCTTCAGATGAACAACATCTTGACTCAGTCCCAGAAGGGAACAAGTATGTTGCTGCAAAGATTGGAGATAGTCCAACTAAGTCTGTTGCTTCTAGTTCTAAAAATGacgataaaagtaaaaatacaGAGTGCGTAAATTGGACCGTAAGGGACGTGTCTCAGAAATCCGATAGGACCAAAATTGTCATCAAGGCTGTGAGATCAGAGGAGAGATTAGACCAAATCGGAAAGGAAGACAGCGAGGAGACTAAAGATATGAGTGAAGAACATCAAAATGATGAAGAAGTTGTTATGTCTAAAGCTCAAGTAGTTGCAGATCGGCAACCGAAGGAATCAG CAACTGGAATAATTATCTCCAAATTTCAATCTAATGATCAAGAGCAAATTGAAACTAATACCCAGTCGCCATATGCTGAAGAACCATCCATTAAAATCTTACTCCAATCTATGAAGGAAAATGACAATGTTCCTTCAAACAATGGTGCGGAATGGGCTTCAGAAAAGAAGCTTCAAAGCAGTCCAGACAAGcccaaaatttccaaagagCAAACTGAAAAAAAGAAGTTGCCTAACTTTCATGAAAATCCAACAGAATCACAAAAGTCAAAAAGTAAAGACCATGATGAAGTAGTAGAGAATGAAGATGTTCGATTTAACATTGACAAG agtaaacatttatttcaggaGAGTATCATTAACATAATTCATTCATCTCTCAATGAATCTCTGCCGAAACCGGTGATAAAATCTGGAAGCCACAAAACCCATTCCAAAGAATGCAACCAATCGCGTCGAAGCAGCGCAGAAAACGATGACACAAAAAGGGGTACCAAAC TCTCCATCGAAAGCATTATGAACAAAACCGACAATAACCAGGAAagcaaaggaaaaaacaaATCATCAATACTGGAAACTTCATTACAAGCCAAAAGGATTACGAAATCAGCACAAAATTCGCCTGCTGGATCTGCTAGGAGTTCTGTGCACGAGATAGCAACGgatgaaataaaaagtgaGCCTGAGGCTGAAATCGAAGCAGGCAGTAGCGGTCTCCAAGATATGGAAGCGAAGAAAAAGTACTTGTCTGCCTTAAATATCCAAGAAAAGGGCGAAGCAGGCGTCCAGAAACCCAAGACACATGAAATTCGCACCCGCTCTAAAACCGAAGAGAAAAGAGAGAGGTTTAGAGTAAGTAACGAGTCACAA GTGGTGGATAATATGACGAAGATCATTGACGACGTCGCTATAAATTACAGTGCGGTTCGTGAAGAGGACCGCTCGTGTCATTTGAATAAGAAAAAACCCACTAGTACTGCTAACGGCTCGAAATCTGACGGCTGTGAAATTTATGTTAGATCTTTTGCAAAAATAG ccACAACTGTCCCTGAAATTAATACCTCGATGATTCCAACTCCACCAAGCAAACAAAAGGCGCGGAAATCGTTTCCGCAACCGAACTATTCTAAAGTTGTAAGACCAAGCATACACCCTCAGCCCAGTGTATCAAAACCTTCAAGTGTTGAATCTCCTGCACGAGTGGCATCCAGACCGCCTGCTG cgGTAGCCACAGCCAAGCCCATAATCTCACCGTTGCAGCAAATCGATCAAGTGAGACCTACCAACGGGTACTTTATTTTACAACCGCCGCAACAAGATAATCTTGTTTTTCTGCCACCAAACCAAACTTTAAGCTATACAGCTCCACTAGCTAGTCTCGCCAATCAAGTGATGTCTGTG ACCCCTTGTTTGGTTTCTGCCACCGCCACTGGCCAAGCGGTGCGGCACATTACGACCCAAGCGCAATTGTGGCATCCAGGCCTTTCTCAAGATGAAAAAGGCATAAATCCAGTAAACTTGGCTACTTCTCAAAATTATATACCTCAAGGAGAATTTGGTGCCACACCTTCATCAATAACATTACCAAACCCACAAATTAGTAAGGCTGATGGAAATACAAAGAGGCTGATTAATGGATTGATGGCGGAAACACCTACAATTAACTTGGTTAATTCGAGTTCTGAGTGGACAGCCAGTG TATCATCGTCAGTCACCTCTGCTAAACCAACCAACACCGAGAAACCTCCTGAAGCAGCAGGCGATCCAGCATCAGAAACCGCTTTGCCAACAATAACCGCCTTACCCGTCGTGGAACCAATTGTAATTGCCGATGGCGATGAAGATTTCACGGTGCTAAACGGTTTAGTGCCAGATACGAATATTTCTAAGATAATTAGCGATGTT ATACTGAAGCCTCTACCGAGGCTAAAGCCTCGACCTCCAGGAGTATTAAGCCAACAGTTCAGCGAAGGTGTCCCCAGTGCTGCAGGCCCAGTGGCAGCGAAGATTAATTCCATTGCGCATAGG TTAGGGGATTACTTCCGAGGAATGCTGATAGAGACTTTTGAAGACTTGAGTAAAGCGGACAACCCCGACGCTACCATTGTGAATCTCAAGCTAGAGATTGAAAGCCTGAAATATAAGCATAGTATAGAAATTTCGGAAATAGAGAGAAACCTAACTACTGCGTTAAAAGACGTCCAGCGAACTATTTTGGAAGACAGGGAACGAATTGTTGAAGAGACTCGAACCGCCTGCGAGGCCGAAACCATCAAGAAGGTGGAGGAAGCCAAGTCGAAGCAATG GTGCGCAAACTGCTCCAAAGAAGCTCAGTTTTATTGTTGTTGGAATACCAGTTACTGCGACTACCCCTGTCAACAGAAGCACTGGTCCACCCATATGGGGAAGTGCGCCCAAAGTGTGAATCCAACAGGTCAAATTACTCCGTCACCCGCAATCAGGCCGGGCAGCCAGCAGATTATTCTCAGGCCTACGAACCCGCCCGCCAAGGCCGGTCTCGGG agAGTATTTTCGAAACCCGTTCAAAAAGTGTTTATGAATCGTGGGTTGTCTGGCTCCAAAGCAATGAGGGTGCAG ACTACGACCGGTAGCCTGTTGACCATGATGGAAACCACGCCAGGAAACTACCAACTGGTACCCAGCACCACCGTACTAAGAGCAGGCCCCACCCTGACCATCAAACCAAACGTAATTACTGTTCCCTCAGCGAATATTTCCAGTACCAGCTCCAGTATTGCTAATCAGCAACCGCAAAAACCCAAACCTGCAGTGAGACTGATCGGGCATAGTATGCCTGTTACGACTGCATTGGATGATGATTCTGAGTAG